One Maribacter cobaltidurans genomic window carries:
- a CDS encoding SusD/RagB family nutrient-binding outer membrane lipoprotein: MKTIKNKSKYILLLLIFGLFNCEVGDLNQLEDPSNLTPSSADPELLLNNVQLQFMRAIAYNEDNEDGINVRAAEFVRMQHLFGAYAGPFSLASSAIDDIWTDFYRETLQDISVLIPLAEERELQGYVGVAKILRAYSYVVLVDTFGEVPFSEALFGNDLPNPKLDDGQAIYTAMFDVIDEGIAAINTPNSVMPNDLFYNGNKTQWIKLANTLKFKMYLQMRLIGDFSSEINSLIASGIIEDSADDFEFKYSTVASATGESRHPYFVLCYDADGADDYLNSYYVNLLKADKGFEDPRLRYYFYRQIAETPTGDDLPCEGEPGYNFCYLGDFYWTRDHGDDEGVPPDQLKRTTYGLYPVGGAFDADNFTPVVNNQGASGAGIFPLMLSTYVKFLKAESALTNNTSGDPRTLLEEGIRASMDKVLNFNPGQVDAAFAASTQDVEDYITFVLAQYDSAVDDNERLDIIMKEYYIALWGNGFEAWNNYRRTSMPRDLSPHVATPGEFPRSFLYPASVVNTNSSIDQKPVTTKVFWDTNPDNLQ, translated from the coding sequence ATGAAAACGATAAAAAATAAATCAAAATATATCTTACTACTCCTCATTTTTGGACTATTCAATTGTGAGGTGGGAGATTTAAATCAATTGGAAGATCCCAGTAACTTAACGCCTAGCAGTGCCGATCCTGAATTACTGCTGAATAACGTACAATTACAATTTATGCGGGCAATTGCATATAATGAAGATAACGAGGATGGTATTAACGTTAGGGCGGCAGAATTCGTACGGATGCAGCATCTTTTTGGTGCATATGCAGGTCCTTTTTCCTTAGCTTCCAGTGCCATAGATGATATATGGACAGATTTTTACAGGGAAACCTTGCAGGATATTAGCGTACTGATTCCTTTAGCAGAGGAAAGAGAACTTCAAGGTTATGTAGGGGTTGCCAAAATCCTAAGGGCATATTCCTATGTAGTACTTGTAGATACTTTTGGAGAGGTTCCCTTCTCTGAAGCCTTATTCGGTAATGATCTCCCCAATCCTAAACTAGACGATGGCCAAGCCATCTATACTGCCATGTTTGATGTCATAGATGAAGGAATAGCAGCAATCAATACTCCAAACTCGGTTATGCCCAATGATCTTTTTTATAACGGTAACAAAACGCAATGGATAAAATTGGCAAACACTTTAAAGTTTAAAATGTATCTTCAAATGAGGCTGATAGGTGATTTTTCCTCAGAAATAAATAGTCTCATTGCAAGTGGCATTATCGAAGATTCTGCAGATGATTTTGAGTTTAAATATTCAACCGTTGCAAGTGCCACAGGTGAAAGCCGTCATCCCTATTTTGTTTTGTGCTACGATGCCGATGGAGCGGACGACTACTTAAACAGCTATTATGTAAACCTATTAAAGGCGGATAAAGGTTTTGAAGACCCCCGTCTTAGATATTACTTTTACAGGCAGATTGCCGAAACACCTACCGGTGATGATTTACCTTGTGAAGGTGAACCCGGCTATAATTTTTGCTATCTAGGAGATTTTTATTGGACAAGAGATCATGGTGATGACGAAGGCGTACCGCCGGATCAGCTTAAAAGAACTACATACGGACTTTATCCAGTTGGTGGGGCATTCGATGCAGACAACTTCACTCCCGTGGTAAACAACCAGGGTGCTTCTGGAGCTGGCATCTTTCCCTTGATGTTATCCACCTATGTAAAATTTTTAAAGGCAGAATCCGCTTTAACCAATAATACTTCTGGAGATCCACGTACCCTATTGGAAGAAGGCATACGTGCTTCAATGGATAAGGTGCTAAACTTTAATCCAGGACAGGTAGATGCAGCTTTTGCCGCGAGCACACAGGATGTGGAAGACTATATCACATTTGTTTTGGCCCAATATGATTCCGCAGTTGATGACAACGAAAGATTGGATATCATAATGAAGGAATATTACATTGCGCTTTGGGGCAATGGATTTGAAGCTTGGAACAATTATCGCAGAACAAGCATGCCTAGGGACCTTTCTCCTCATGTTGCCACACCTGGTGAGTTCCCAAGGAGTTTTCTGTACCCTGCCTCGGTAGTGAATACGAATTCAAGTATAGACCAAAAGCCGGTAACTACAAAAGTATTTTGGGACACCAATCCTGATAATCTACAATAA
- a CDS encoding alpha/beta fold hydrolase — MLSYTTYLNHSTLPWVTFIDGAGGIFSIWKKQLPEFQRHYNVLVVELKEEYSPFHTVEDLNIDRISNGILHVLETENIVKSHFIGLSLGTVFIRNFALRYPGYVESMVLAGAIIKINYRLRFLFWVQKLGEKILSFSSQFNFFLYSLLPNRNHKESRSFLMERARKWDNEEFLKWCRFTKKLNPILNYLYSEKSDIPCLYIMGEEDKLFLSSVRKISSSKSGSLLFIIQDCGHIVNLEQEELFNKMVIGYIVGIEGVSEVVRPDLEDFSNCSPEEVLIANSNNHSKK; from the coding sequence TTGTTAAGTTATACTACATATTTAAATCATAGCACGTTACCTTGGGTAACTTTCATAGATGGGGCAGGAGGTATTTTCTCAATTTGGAAAAAACAGCTTCCTGAATTTCAACGTCATTATAATGTACTCGTTGTTGAGTTGAAGGAAGAGTACAGTCCGTTTCACACCGTGGAAGATTTAAATATCGATAGAATTTCAAATGGTATACTACATGTTTTAGAGACTGAGAATATTGTTAAGTCACATTTTATAGGTTTATCCCTAGGTACGGTCTTTATTAGGAATTTTGCATTGAGGTATCCTGGTTACGTAGAATCTATGGTTCTTGCAGGGGCAATTATAAAGATTAATTACCGTCTTCGTTTCTTGTTTTGGGTACAAAAGCTAGGTGAAAAGATATTATCATTCTCTTCACAATTTAATTTTTTCTTGTATTCCCTTTTACCGAATAGGAACCACAAGGAATCCAGGTCGTTTTTAATGGAGCGGGCAAGGAAGTGGGATAATGAGGAATTTTTGAAATGGTGTCGATTTACTAAAAAATTAAATCCTATACTAAATTATCTCTATTCTGAAAAATCGGATATTCCTTGCTTATATATTATGGGCGAGGAGGACAAACTTTTTCTTTCATCGGTAAGGAAGATATCGTCAAGCAAATCTGGCTCTCTTCTTTTTATTATTCAGGATTGTGGCCATATCGTTAACTTGGAACAAGAAGAGCTTTTTAACAAGATGGTTATTGGATATATAGTAGGTATAGAAGGGGTATCGGAAGTAGTTCGGCCTGACTTGGAAGATTTTAGTAATTGCAGCCCTGAGGAGGTATTGATAGCTAATTCAAATAACCACTCTAAAAAATAA
- the pyrF gene encoding orotidine-5'-phosphate decarboxylase gives MTTQDLVFQIRKKKSFLCIGLDTDLEKIPPHLLQEEDPIFEFNKAIIDATHHLCVAYKPNIAFYEAYGIKGWKSLERTIEYLNGKYPEQFTIADAKRGDIGNTSARYAKAFFQDLNFDSITVAPYMGKDSVEPFLSFKDKHTILLALTSNLGAFDFQTKKIEGRELYKEVLNTSKTYQGAQNLMYVVGATKAEYLAEIRRIIPENFLLVPGVGAQGGSLEAVCKYGITSDIGLLVNSSRGIIYASPAIDFAEVAQDRASDLQGQMQKEMESRDLI, from the coding sequence ATGACCACCCAAGATTTGGTATTTCAAATTCGTAAGAAAAAGTCTTTTTTGTGTATTGGGCTTGATACGGATTTAGAAAAAATCCCTCCTCATCTACTACAAGAGGAAGACCCAATTTTTGAATTCAACAAGGCAATTATTGATGCAACACATCATTTATGTGTGGCCTATAAGCCCAATATCGCTTTTTATGAAGCCTACGGAATTAAGGGTTGGAAATCCTTGGAAAGAACCATTGAATATTTAAATGGGAAGTACCCGGAGCAGTTCACCATTGCCGATGCAAAAAGAGGGGATATAGGAAATACTTCCGCACGTTATGCAAAGGCATTTTTTCAGGATTTAAACTTTGATTCCATTACCGTTGCACCGTATATGGGAAAGGACTCCGTAGAGCCTTTTCTAAGCTTTAAGGATAAACACACTATTTTATTGGCATTGACCTCCAATCTTGGTGCCTTTGATTTTCAGACAAAAAAAATCGAAGGAAGGGAACTGTATAAGGAAGTCCTAAACACATCCAAAACATATCAAGGAGCCCAGAACCTAATGTATGTGGTAGGGGCTACCAAAGCCGAATATCTGGCCGAAATCAGGAGGATAATACCTGAAAATTTCTTACTGGTTCCGGGTGTCGGGGCACAAGGGGGTAGCCTTGAAGCAGTTTGCAAGTATGGAATTACTTCAGATATAGGTCTTTTGGTCAACTCTTCCCGAGGTATTATTTATGCTTCACCAGCAATAGATTTTGCCGAAGTGGCACAAGACAGGGCTAGTGACCTACAAGGTCAAATGCAAAAAGAAATGGAATCCAGGGATTTAATCTAG
- the prfA gene encoding peptide chain release factor 1, protein MIDKLNIVKQRFDEVSDLIIQPDIISDQDRYVKLTKEYKDLKELMAKRDQYLEYTNNIQEAEEIIADGSDVEMLEMAKMQLEEAKSSLPALEEEIKLMLIPKDPEDAKDVVMEIRAGTGGDEASIFAGDLFRMYTKYCENRGWKTNVIDLSEGTSGGYKEIQFEVTGEDVYGTLKFEAGVHRVQRVPQTETQGRVHTSAATVMVLPEAEDFDVEIDPKDVRIDFFCSSGPGGQSVNTTYSAVRLTHIPTGLVAQCQDQKSQHKNKDKAFRVLRSRLYDLELAKKQEEDAAKRNSQVSSGDRSAKIRTYNYPQGRVTDHRIGLTLYDLSNIIDGDIQRIIDELSLVENTEKLKEASEIF, encoded by the coding sequence ATGATTGATAAGTTAAATATTGTAAAGCAGCGTTTTGATGAGGTTTCTGACCTTATCATACAACCAGATATTATCTCGGACCAGGATAGGTATGTGAAACTTACCAAGGAATATAAAGATCTTAAGGAGCTTATGGCCAAAAGAGATCAATATCTTGAGTACACCAATAATATTCAAGAGGCAGAAGAAATCATAGCGGATGGATCGGATGTGGAAATGTTGGAGATGGCCAAGATGCAGTTGGAAGAGGCCAAGTCCAGTCTTCCTGCCCTTGAAGAGGAGATAAAACTCATGCTTATACCCAAAGACCCTGAGGACGCCAAGGATGTAGTTATGGAAATAAGGGCCGGAACAGGAGGAGATGAGGCCAGTATCTTTGCCGGCGACCTTTTCAGAATGTACACCAAATATTGCGAAAATAGAGGTTGGAAAACCAACGTAATCGACTTGAGCGAAGGAACCAGTGGCGGATACAAGGAAATACAATTTGAAGTTACCGGTGAGGATGTTTATGGCACCTTAAAATTTGAAGCTGGTGTACACCGGGTGCAACGAGTACCGCAAACGGAAACCCAGGGTAGGGTACATACTAGTGCGGCTACGGTCATGGTATTGCCCGAAGCTGAGGATTTTGATGTAGAAATAGACCCTAAGGATGTTCGGATAGACTTTTTCTGTTCTTCGGGACCTGGTGGGCAATCGGTGAATACAACCTATTCTGCTGTTCGTTTGACCCATATACCAACCGGGTTGGTGGCACAATGTCAGGACCAAAAATCTCAGCATAAGAACAAGGACAAAGCTTTTAGGGTTCTCCGTTCCAGATTGTATGACCTTGAGCTGGCCAAAAAACAGGAAGAAGATGCGGCCAAAAGAAATTCCCAGGTAAGCAGCGGGGACCGATCGGCAAAGATTAGAACATATAACTATCCACAAGGAAGGGTTACTGATCACAGGATAGGCCTTACCCTTTACGATTTGTCCAATATCATAGACGGCGATATTCAAAGGATTATAGACGAACTAAGCCTAGTTGAAAATACCGAAAAGCTCAAAGAGGCATCGGAAATATTTTAA
- a CDS encoding FAD:protein FMN transferase: MKLKLTIWSILWCFLVSAQEKKFVTVKQSVTLMGSPFEITVVSVNEDLGYINIQEAIGEINRIEKLISSWDSESETSMINRNAGIKPVKVSTELFKLIERCKQISDITNGAFDISYASLDHLWDFNGAMTSMPTKSQVRNALAKVDYRNIQLNESESTVFLSKPGMKISFGAIGKGYAVDKAKDLLISKKVVAGVINSNGDLTTWGTKASGEKWLLGIANPNNRSRVFSWLPLVESSVATSGNKERFIMINDEKFTDVIDPRTGYPVKKGIQSVSVFSKNAELCDALATAIMIMGRNAGLALVNQLGGTEVIIVDSDNTLYKSSGMILDRVP; this comes from the coding sequence TTGAAGTTGAAACTTACCATATGGTCCATTTTATGGTGTTTCTTGGTTTCGGCTCAGGAAAAGAAATTTGTGACCGTAAAGCAATCGGTAACATTAATGGGAAGTCCGTTTGAAATTACTGTTGTATCCGTAAATGAGGATTTGGGCTACATCAATATTCAAGAGGCGATTGGGGAAATCAATAGAATAGAGAAGCTGATTTCGTCTTGGGATTCAGAATCTGAAACTTCCATGATAAATAGAAATGCTGGGATAAAACCGGTAAAGGTGAGCACCGAGCTTTTCAAACTGATAGAAAGATGTAAACAAATATCGGATATCACCAATGGTGCCTTTGATATTTCCTATGCTTCTTTGGATCATTTATGGGACTTCAACGGCGCAATGACCTCAATGCCAACAAAAAGTCAAGTGAGGAATGCCCTTGCTAAGGTGGATTATAGGAATATCCAATTAAATGAATCCGAGTCGACCGTTTTTCTATCCAAACCGGGAATGAAGATTTCTTTTGGAGCTATAGGAAAAGGGTATGCAGTGGACAAAGCAAAGGATTTATTGATATCCAAGAAGGTGGTTGCAGGGGTCATTAATTCCAACGGGGACCTTACCACGTGGGGAACCAAAGCTAGTGGCGAAAAATGGCTATTGGGCATTGCCAACCCTAACAATAGGTCAAGGGTATTTTCATGGTTGCCCCTTGTGGAATCATCGGTTGCTACATCGGGCAATAAGGAAAGGTTCATAATGATCAACGATGAAAAATTTACGGATGTTATCGACCCAAGAACTGGTTACCCAGTAAAGAAAGGAATTCAAAGCGTTTCCGTGTTTTCCAAAAATGCGGAGCTTTGCGATGCCTTGGCAACGGCAATTATGATAATGGGCCGCAATGCCGGATTGGCCTTGGTCAACCAGTTAGGGGGAACAGAGGTAATTATAGTGGATTCCGATAATACATTGTATAAAAGTTCCGGAATGATATTGGACAGGGTTCCTTGA
- a CDS encoding QcrA and Rieske domain-containing protein, translating to MERKQFLKSLGAGAAFAITFPCLGSCSKDNGENGNIVAEPTNVDFTVDLASEEASKLATNGGFILKNLVVVARNLEGELVAASQVCSHEGYDEVRFVNQNGGIFYCDVHGSQFAQDGSNLNPANGRAVKPLKVFQTELNGNILRVFE from the coding sequence ATGGAAAGAAAACAATTTTTGAAAAGTCTAGGAGCTGGGGCGGCTTTCGCCATTACATTTCCCTGTTTGGGCAGTTGCTCAAAGGATAATGGAGAAAATGGAAATATCGTGGCGGAACCAACCAATGTGGACTTTACGGTAGACCTTGCCTCTGAGGAAGCCTCCAAATTAGCTACAAACGGGGGTTTTATTCTCAAAAACCTAGTAGTAGTTGCAAGAAATCTGGAGGGGGAGCTTGTAGCTGCCAGTCAGGTGTGTAGTCATGAAGGATATGACGAAGTAAGATTCGTCAATCAGAACGGAGGAATATTTTATTGTGATGTACATGGATCGCAATTTGCCCAGGACGGCAGTAATTTAAATCCTGCGAACGGTAGGGCCGTAAAACCCTTAAAAGTCTTTCAGACTGAACTTAACGGTAATATCCTTCGTGTTTTTGAATAA
- a CDS encoding AIR synthase related protein — protein MSSSHSERYNQRGVSASKEDVHNAIKNIDKGLFPKAFCKIVPDYLTGNDEYCLVMHADGAGTKSSLAYMYWKETGDLSVWKGIAQDALIMNIDDLICVGATDNIMLSSTIGRNKNKVPGEVISAIINGSEELIKELETFGITIKSTGGETADVGDLVRTIIVDSTVTARLKRKDVIDNANIKAGDVILGLASFGQATYERQYNGGMGSNGLTSARHDVFAKYLAEKYPESYDDQVPENLVYSGNAKLTDAVEDSPLDAGKLVLSPTRTYAPIVKKILAKYGKEEIHGMVHCSGGAQTKILHFIDDFHIIKDNLFDVPPLFKLIQQQSGTDWKEMYQVFNCGHRLEIYTNEETAKDLIDISLSFNVDAQIIGRVEASPSKKLTIKSEFGTFVY, from the coding sequence ATGTCCTCATCCCACAGTGAAAGATATAATCAACGTGGCGTTTCCGCTTCCAAGGAAGACGTTCATAACGCCATCAAAAATATTGATAAAGGACTTTTCCCCAAGGCCTTTTGTAAAATTGTACCCGATTATCTAACAGGTAATGATGAGTACTGTTTGGTCATGCATGCGGATGGCGCCGGTACCAAGTCCTCCCTGGCATATATGTATTGGAAGGAAACAGGCGATTTATCCGTTTGGAAAGGCATAGCGCAGGATGCACTTATTATGAACATCGATGATTTGATATGTGTCGGTGCTACCGATAATATTATGCTTTCCTCAACCATTGGAAGAAACAAAAACAAAGTGCCAGGCGAGGTTATATCGGCCATAATTAATGGGTCTGAAGAATTGATTAAAGAGCTGGAAACTTTCGGAATTACCATAAAATCTACCGGGGGTGAAACTGCAGATGTGGGGGATTTGGTTAGGACTATTATTGTGGATTCTACGGTAACCGCAAGACTAAAAAGAAAAGATGTCATAGACAATGCGAATATTAAAGCGGGAGATGTAATCTTGGGCTTGGCTTCTTTTGGACAGGCTACCTATGAAAGGCAATACAATGGCGGAATGGGTAGTAATGGACTAACATCTGCCAGACATGATGTTTTTGCAAAATATTTGGCTGAAAAATATCCGGAAAGCTATGACGACCAAGTTCCTGAAAATTTGGTTTATTCAGGAAATGCCAAACTAACTGATGCTGTGGAGGATTCTCCCTTGGATGCTGGTAAATTGGTATTGTCTCCAACTAGAACATATGCGCCGATCGTAAAAAAGATACTTGCCAAGTATGGTAAAGAGGAAATACATGGAATGGTCCATTGTAGCGGAGGTGCACAAACTAAAATTCTTCACTTTATTGATGATTTTCATATAATCAAGGATAACCTTTTTGACGTTCCTCCTTTGTTCAAATTGATACAACAACAATCCGGAACGGATTGGAAGGAAATGTATCAAGTTTTTAATTGTGGTCATCGATTGGAAATTTATACCAATGAAGAGACGGCGAAGGACCTGATCGATATTTCCTTAAGCTTTAATGTGGATGCCCAAATAATTGGTAGGGTAGAGGCCTCTCCCTCCAAAAAATTGACCATAAAAAGCGAATTTGGAACCTTTGTGTATTAA
- a CDS encoding glutamine synthetase III family protein, translating into MSIPRFEAIVQSLNRAVISVEEKGRRSDIFGVNVFNEAKMLQYLTKDAYESLKDAIVTGSKIDRKIADQVAEAIKGWAITMGATHYTHWFQPLTGSTAEKHDAFFDLTLDGRALEKFGGGQLVQQEPDASSFPSGGIRNTFEARGYTAWDPTSPAFVYGTTLCIPTIFVSYTGEALDNKAPLLRALGAVDEAATQVAKYFDKNVTKVNATLGWEQEYFLIDKALAYSRPDIVITGRTLLGVAAPKGQQLDDHYFGVIPSRVLSFMSDLEKECTKLGIPVKTRHNEVAPNQFELAPVFEEANLAVDHNLLLMDVMDKIADRHNLKVLFHEKPFAGVNGSGKHNNWSLATDTGVNLLSPGSTPMKNLQFLTFFVNTIKAVDTYEEVLRSSIASASNDHRLGANEAPPAIFSIFIGKQLSSVLDELEGVSQGKLSPEEKTELKLNVVGKIPEILLDNTDRNRTSPFAFTGNKFEMRGVGSKTNCAKPMTVLNTIVAKQLKDFKKEVDLLLDKKGLKKDEAIFNVLREYIKTCKRIRFDGDGYSKDWETEAKKRKLSNNKNTPEALKILSSKDTIDLFKSMKVLSEVELGARMEVELETYVMHLQIEGQMYKNLVYNSVIPSAIAYQNKLITNVTGLKEIYGAAHKGFTEAQLSMVEEIGEHISALKKATDTMSNAQNKADKLTGTAKMAEVYCNDIKPYFDTIRSHADQLEKVIEDQLWPLTKYSELLFIK; encoded by the coding sequence ATGTCCATACCTAGATTTGAAGCAATAGTACAAAGCCTGAATAGAGCGGTTATTTCCGTAGAAGAAAAGGGAAGACGTTCCGATATTTTTGGTGTCAATGTTTTTAATGAAGCCAAGATGCTTCAATATTTGACAAAGGATGCCTATGAAAGTTTAAAGGATGCTATCGTAACGGGGTCTAAAATTGATCGCAAAATCGCCGATCAAGTTGCAGAGGCAATAAAAGGTTGGGCCATTACCATGGGAGCCACCCATTATACACACTGGTTTCAACCATTGACGGGTAGCACTGCTGAAAAACACGATGCCTTTTTTGATTTGACCTTGGATGGCAGGGCTTTGGAAAAATTTGGAGGTGGACAATTGGTGCAGCAGGAACCAGATGCATCCAGTTTTCCAAGTGGTGGAATAAGAAATACCTTTGAAGCCAGGGGATATACTGCTTGGGACCCTACTTCTCCGGCATTTGTTTATGGGACTACGCTATGTATACCCACAATTTTTGTTTCCTATACTGGTGAAGCTCTGGATAATAAGGCGCCATTATTAAGGGCTTTGGGCGCTGTTGATGAGGCCGCAACACAAGTGGCCAAGTATTTTGATAAGAACGTTACCAAAGTAAATGCCACCTTGGGTTGGGAACAAGAGTATTTTCTAATTGATAAGGCTTTGGCCTATTCTCGACCGGATATCGTCATTACGGGTAGAACACTTTTAGGAGTAGCGGCCCCAAAAGGACAACAACTGGATGACCATTATTTTGGTGTAATACCAAGTAGGGTACTAAGTTTTATGAGTGATTTGGAAAAGGAATGCACGAAATTGGGCATTCCCGTAAAGACAAGGCATAACGAAGTCGCTCCCAATCAGTTTGAACTGGCTCCCGTTTTTGAAGAGGCGAATCTGGCCGTTGACCATAACCTTTTGTTGATGGACGTTATGGATAAAATTGCCGACCGTCATAATTTAAAGGTGCTGTTCCATGAAAAACCTTTTGCAGGGGTAAATGGTTCCGGGAAACATAATAATTGGTCCCTTGCTACGGATACAGGAGTTAACCTGTTAAGTCCTGGCAGTACTCCAATGAAGAACCTTCAGTTCCTTACTTTTTTTGTAAATACGATTAAGGCAGTGGACACCTATGAGGAAGTATTGAGGTCTTCCATAGCATCGGCCAGTAACGACCATAGGTTAGGTGCCAATGAGGCTCCCCCTGCTATATTTTCCATTTTCATTGGTAAGCAATTAAGTAGTGTCCTTGATGAATTGGAAGGCGTTTCACAAGGAAAGCTTTCCCCCGAGGAAAAGACCGAACTTAAACTAAACGTTGTTGGTAAGATCCCTGAAATACTATTGGATAATACAGACCGTAACCGTACCTCACCATTCGCATTTACAGGGAATAAATTTGAAATGCGCGGTGTAGGTTCCAAAACCAATTGTGCAAAACCTATGACGGTGTTGAATACGATTGTGGCTAAGCAATTAAAAGACTTTAAAAAGGAAGTGGATTTACTTTTGGACAAAAAAGGGCTCAAAAAGGACGAGGCTATTTTTAATGTACTTAGGGAATATATAAAGACCTGCAAGAGGATACGTTTTGATGGTGATGGGTATAGTAAGGATTGGGAAACCGAGGCCAAGAAAAGAAAACTTAGCAATAACAAAAATACTCCTGAGGCCCTTAAGATTTTGTCTTCAAAAGATACGATTGATCTCTTCAAGTCGATGAAGGTTTTGAGCGAAGTTGAACTTGGGGCAAGAATGGAAGTGGAATTGGAGACCTATGTCATGCACCTTCAGATAGAAGGACAGATGTACAAAAACCTGGTCTATAACTCGGTAATTCCTTCCGCTATAGCCTATCAAAACAAGTTGATTACCAATGTAACGGGATTAAAGGAGATTTATGGGGCAGCACACAAGGGCTTTACCGAAGCACAGCTTTCCATGGTCGAAGAAATAGGGGAACATATTTCCGCACTCAAAAAAGCCACTGACACCATGAGTAATGCTCAGAATAAGGCGGATAAGCTAACGGGTACGGCTAAAATGGCTGAGGTCTATTGTAATGATATAAAACCTTATTTTGACACTATTAGAAGTCATGCCGATCAGCTGGAAAAAGTAATCGAAGACCAATTGTGGCCACTCACCAAATACAGTGAATTATTGTTCATAAAATAA
- a CDS encoding glutamine synthetase beta-grasp domain-containing protein: MSKIKLEYLWLDGYYPTQNLRSKTKVEEHENFKGTLEELSNWSFDGSSTKQAEGGSSDCLLVPVAIYPDPARKDGYLVMTEVMNADGTPHESNGRATIDDEDDDFWFGFEQEYFIMDTRTQLPLGFPIGGYPAPQGMYYCSVGGKNTHGRALVEEHADLCIEAGLNFEGINQEVACGQWEFQLFAKGAKKAGDEIWVARYLLQRLTESYGYYIEYHPKPLGKDMDWNGSGMHANFSNSILRNAGSKDVYEKICEAFRPVVKEHIEVYGEFNDQRLTGKHETASITDFSYGISDRGASIRIPLITVEKGWKGWLEDRRPASNGDPYKIAARIIKTVKSAKV; the protein is encoded by the coding sequence ATGAGTAAGATTAAATTAGAATACCTTTGGTTAGACGGTTACTACCCAACTCAGAACTTAAGGAGTAAAACCAAAGTAGAAGAGCATGAAAATTTTAAGGGTACATTGGAAGAGCTAAGCAATTGGTCTTTTGATGGGTCCTCTACAAAACAAGCTGAAGGTGGATCTTCCGACTGTTTATTGGTGCCGGTAGCTATTTATCCAGACCCCGCAAGAAAAGACGGATATTTGGTAATGACCGAAGTTATGAATGCAGATGGTACTCCACACGAATCAAATGGTAGAGCTACTATTGATGATGAGGATGATGATTTCTGGTTCGGTTTTGAGCAAGAATATTTCATCATGGATACTAGGACACAGCTTCCTTTAGGGTTCCCAATTGGTGGTTATCCAGCTCCACAAGGTATGTATTACTGCTCAGTTGGCGGTAAAAACACCCATGGTAGGGCTTTGGTTGAGGAGCATGCTGACCTATGTATTGAGGCCGGTCTTAACTTTGAAGGTATAAACCAAGAGGTTGCCTGCGGACAATGGGAATTTCAATTGTTTGCCAAAGGAGCAAAAAAGGCTGGTGATGAAATTTGGGTCGCCAGATATTTATTGCAAAGACTAACTGAATCTTACGGTTACTACATAGAATATCATCCAAAGCCACTTGGAAAGGATATGGACTGGAACGGTTCTGGTATGCACGCGAATTTCTCCAACTCCATTTTACGAAATGCTGGCTCTAAAGATGTTTATGAGAAAATATGTGAAGCTTTTAGACCTGTGGTAAAAGAGCATATTGAAGTTTACGGTGAGTTCAACGATCAACGTTTAACAGGTAAGCACGAAACTGCCTCTATCACTGACTTTAGCTACGGTATATCTGACCGTGGTGCCTCTATTCGTATTCCATTGATTACGGTAGAAAAAGGATGGAAAGGATGGTTAGAGGATAGAAGACCTGCTTCCAACGGTGATCCTTATAAAATTGCGGCTAGAATTATCAAAACTGTGAAGTCTGCCAAAGTTTAA